One Littorina saxatilis isolate snail1 linkage group LG14, US_GU_Lsax_2.0, whole genome shotgun sequence genomic region harbors:
- the LOC138947774 gene encoding 26S proteasome complex subunit SEM1-like gives MSDQPKPDLGLLEEDDEFEEFPAEDWAQEEEDAADVNVWEDNWDDDNVEDDFSKQLRAELEKQGKNPDGSEPMKS, from the exons ATGTCCGACCAACCGAAGCCAGACCTGGGCCTTCTTGAAGAAGACGATGAATTTGAAGAATTTCCGGCGGAAG ACTGGGCGCAAGAGGAGGAGGATGCCGCTGACGTCAACGTGTGGGAGGACAACTGGGACGACGACAACGTAGAGGATGATTTCTCCAAACAGCTCAG GGCTGAGCTGGAAAAGCAAGGGAAGAATCCAGACGGCAGTGAGCCCATGAAGTCGTGA
- the LOC138947772 gene encoding coiled-coil domain-containing protein 13-like — MEGGGESLKQQFQLLQEQQQKRLQMRLQRKEEKEQKNSAHTARSTASATSLTSRTGSEFGIRDNLDLQLTEPAPLGASYLSEELVEHLNTQIREMKDENGRLYKLLSQKDFEIKQLKKKKKDEKTAVMESQLTNETAATKIVELSKKIRELTAELESERTRSKQFQRKCQELQLHMGSDVNSDKMSMRSAPFGSVISLQSVASESKEVDEVDVKAIQDKLKATESKMAEYRNQCQVLKQEIKVAHKVLTQELGENVNIQSLLNNSGNFRGRAQQIITLQNKVEELRSQIEAMQPKSLESELLGNKTLARKRTQDDKYREELRRLERERKEAQEREASERKKLEEDYHNLKQRMEAAKARNKVLSGEVKSVKEQMQTLMQKGHNDNELITALMKQQTQLKELLNETDQQKSSAERMQEAAAQQLSQKAQQEKNVVNQLKAIVADREGKVKALEQELVQLKNSRFQEQQEQFFINSDRTSPESQSQTPVNTPSHPPTPVVTIPMSGRSSRQSTQDNFVVSSVTPPQSRHSHRSKSAQRGAQNGVVRSATTTKPSQGDGSAMGELQYQCQEYHMLMQASNVERDRLSELLQVVQKRLNAETEAMSDLQAELQTMRRQNVELEKQLGRQGLQNTGSGKKKGGTARAASTIEDMEPPAAVTSNDRDMQELMTTLEIQKDEIDALKAALQRTLQAKEEDLGLYSRTIDETKQVFLQALRQLKQSKLQT; from the exons CTAACAGAGCCTGCACCTTTGGGTGCCAGTTACCTGTCTGAAGAACTTGTGGAACACCTCAACACACAGATCAGg GAGATGAAGGATGAGAATGGACGACTGTACAAACTGCTCAGCCAGAAGGACTTTGAGATCAAacagctgaagaagaagaagaaagatgaAAAAACTGCTGTGATGG AGTCCCAGCTGACCAATGAGACGGCAGCGACAAAGATTGTCGAGTTGTCCAAAAAGATCAGAGAGCTGACAGCAGAACTGGAGTCTGAGCGAACAAGAAGCAAACAATTCCAGAGAAAATGCCAGGAGCTTCAgctacat ATGGGATCTGACGTAAATTCTGACAAAATGTCAATGCGATCGGCGCCATTTGGTTCTGTCATCAGTCTGCAGTCAGTGGCCTCAGAGTCAAAG GAGGTAGACGAGGTGGATGTCAAGGCGATACAAGACAAGCTAAAGGCAACAGAAAGCAAGATGGCGGAGTACAGGAACCAGTGCCAGGTGCTCAAACAGGAAATCAAGGTGGCTCACAAG GTGTTAACACAGGAGCTGGGTGAGAACGTCAACATCCAGTCATTGCTCAACAACTCCGGAAACTTCCGTGGTCGCGCTCAACAGATAATTACTCTGCAAAATAAG GTGGAAGAACTGAGGAGTCAGATAGAGGCCATGCAGCCAAAGTCACTGGAGAGCGAGTTGCTAGGCAACAAGACGTTGGCACGCAAGCGCACACAGGACGACAAGTACAGGGAGGAGTTGCGTCGTCTTGAAAGGGAACGCAAAGAGGCGCAGGAG AGAGAGGcatcagagagaaagaaactaGAGGAAGATTACCATAATCTCAAGCAGCGCATGGAGGCAGCTAAGGCAAG GAACAAGGTGCTGTCGGGGGAAGTGAAGAGTGTCAAGGAACAGATGCAGACACTGATGCAGAAAGGTCACAACGACAACGAGCTCATCACTGCACTCATG AAGCAGCAGACTCAACTCAAAGAGCTGCTCAACGAGACCGACCAGCAGAAGTCCTCTGCTGAGCGCATGCAAGAAGCGGCAGCTCAGCAGCTATCCCAGAAAGCTCAGCAAGAGAAGAACGTGGTCAACCAGCTGAAGGCCATCGTGGCCGACAGGGAGGGCAAGGTCAAGGCTTTGGAGCAGGAGCTGGTGCAGCTGAAGAACAGTCGATTCCAG GAGCAGCAAGAGCAGTTCTTCATCAACTCAGACAGGACATCACCAGAGTCCCAGTCACAAACGCCAGTGAACACACCCTCACATCCGCCAACGCCTGTGGTGACCATCCCCATGTCGGGACGCAGCAGTCGCCAGTCGACACAAGACAACTTTGTGGTCAGCTCCGTCACACCGCCCCAGTCCAG ACACAGCCATAGATCAAAGTCAGCGCAGAGAGGTGCACAAAATGGTGTCGTACGGTCAGCAACCACGACCAAGCCCTCACAAGG TGACGGGAGTGCGATGGGGGAGCTACAGTACCAGTGCCAGGAGTACCACATGTTGATGCAGGCCAGTAACGTGGAGCGTGATCGACTCTCTGAACTCCTGCAAGTTGTACAGAAAAG GTTGAATGCAGAGACAGAGGCAATGAGTGACCTCCAGGCGGAGCTACAGACTATGCGTCGGCAGAATGTAGAGCTGGAGAAACAGCTGGGTCGCCAGGGGCTGCAGAACACAG GTAGCGGCAAGAAGAAAGGCGGCACAGCCAGAGCAGCGTCAACCATTGAGGATATGGAGCCACCTGCAGCAGTGACCTCTAACGATAGAGACATGCAGGAATTGATGACAAC GCTTGAGATCCAGAAGGACGAGATAGACGCGCTGAAGGCGGCGCTACAGAGAACACTGCAGGCAAAGGAGGAGGACCTGGGTCTGTACAGCAGAACGATTGACGAAACCAAACAGGTGTTCCTCCAGGCGCTCAGACAACTCAAACAGTCCAAGCTGCAGACATAA